The following coding sequences lie in one Natranaerobius trueperi genomic window:
- the yycH gene encoding two-component system activity regulator YycH produces MLERVKTIVLIILVLNSIHLTGRLWITDHNYEATSDQNLEEITYGEQPATFDQLSPEYIGYIDLKSEQEADEVRLLYETDERFDEAWGIIKNKLKNIKQLDDDIHEKNELTLSSPYIIFRLPNICLPSLFWEDELLQFSFEDGFKDILITYSDEPEILLVNNEKTKGYFLDVNLTEQESDKLLNSLKESNWGRNFDSQLLSQTYKEVTQNYLFDCIKEENNEELLLSSETELLGLIENQSQQIAQTSVSEYVPRPDKKFYPKAVEFESIDHKRLAKAFFLDLSFVRKIEERDGTNIFTDGQRGLRLYPEGAVHYNAPRTEDRNLMRVDYYDLLEQGGHYISLYGGWEEHLRVTELNPSESTREYSSINYRYYHNGVPIMTDKAVEIRLFGNSIVEYRRQVPKTFQRINKDGEMISIDKALQKWLYSELDNKVEEKKLQDFKDITSKLSQNITQLKRTFLGFDLLRENNAYYIEPIWILEFEDGTHEFIPAWKVD; encoded by the coding sequence ATGTTGGAGCGAGTTAAAACAATTGTACTTATCATACTAGTTTTAAACAGTATCCACCTAACTGGAAGGCTTTGGATTACAGATCATAACTATGAAGCAACGAGTGATCAAAACCTAGAGGAGATCACCTATGGTGAACAACCAGCCACATTCGATCAACTGTCTCCAGAATATATCGGTTATATTGACCTCAAATCTGAACAAGAAGCTGATGAAGTTAGGTTGCTATATGAAACAGATGAAAGGTTCGACGAAGCGTGGGGGATAATTAAGAACAAATTAAAAAATATTAAACAACTTGATGATGACATACATGAAAAGAATGAGTTAACTCTATCGTCACCATATATTATTTTTAGACTACCTAATATCTGTCTACCTTCTTTGTTTTGGGAAGATGAATTGCTACAATTTTCTTTTGAGGATGGATTTAAAGATATTTTAATCACCTATTCAGATGAACCAGAGATTTTACTAGTTAATAATGAAAAAACTAAAGGGTATTTCTTGGATGTTAATTTAACTGAACAAGAGAGTGATAAATTACTTAATAGTTTAAAAGAAAGTAACTGGGGTAGAAATTTTGATTCTCAATTACTTTCACAAACTTACAAGGAAGTTACACAAAACTATTTATTTGACTGTATAAAAGAAGAAAATAATGAGGAGTTACTTTTATCTTCTGAAACTGAATTATTAGGACTAATTGAAAACCAAAGCCAACAAATAGCTCAAACATCGGTATCAGAATATGTACCTAGACCTGATAAAAAGTTTTATCCTAAAGCAGTAGAATTTGAGTCAATTGATCATAAGCGACTAGCAAAAGCATTTTTTTTAGATCTATCTTTTGTTAGGAAAATCGAAGAACGAGATGGCACTAATATTTTTACAGACGGACAACGGGGGTTACGTTTGTATCCAGAGGGGGCTGTTCATTATAATGCTCCACGGACAGAGGATCGTAACCTTATGCGAGTAGACTATTATGATTTACTCGAACAAGGTGGTCACTATATTTCTTTATATGGTGGCTGGGAAGAACACTTAAGGGTTACTGAATTAAATCCCTCTGAAAGTACTAGAGAATATTCTTCAATAAACTATCGTTATTATCATAACGGAGTACCTATCATGACAGATAAGGCGGTTGAAATAAGGTTATTTGGAAATTCTATAGTTGAGTATAGAAGACAAGTTCCCAAAACATTTCAAAGGATAAACAAAGATGGGGAAATGATTAGCATTGACAAAGCTCTTCAAAAATGGTTATACAGTGAGCTTGATAATAAAGTAGAAGAAAAAAAATTACAAGATTTTAAAGATATTACTTCTAAACTTTCTCAAAATATAACTCAACTAAAGAGAACATTTCTAGGGTTTGATCTATTAAGAGAGAATAATGCCTACTATATAGAACCAATTTGGATACTAGAATTTGAAGATGGAACACATGAGTTTATTCCAGCTTGGAAAGTCGATTAG
- the yycI gene encoding two-component system regulatory protein YycI, producing MDWERAKSVLLISFLILNLFLGYKWIIESDTPYLQAQITDEQRAELEQRLKSHNLTFDLDISQESFTANYLRVSNFQTDLRKKISLLIEGSYSLKSDEDTTIVSSEHEEVVISQSPGGRINISFKNGYLDKEENGEFQLTKETAKEQAEKLFDLLNFPDNLTLNKKVEQSNSKRLIYYQEIDDYNLYGGFTLVKLGNDGVREIEGFLLEKEGFKDESIEIIPATMAILRLLENLPPNENIQEITNITFGYYTEGYIADEWEAVPVWKIEIEDGNQNYYINAFTGDLEHKGGY from the coding sequence TTGGATTGGGAACGTGCTAAAAGCGTATTATTAATTTCCTTTCTGATCCTAAATCTTTTTTTAGGGTATAAATGGATTATTGAGTCAGATACACCGTATTTACAAGCACAAATAACTGATGAACAGAGAGCGGAATTAGAACAAAGATTGAAGTCACATAATTTAACCTTTGATTTAGATATATCTCAAGAAAGCTTTACAGCTAACTACTTAAGAGTAAGTAACTTTCAAACTGATTTAAGGAAAAAAATAAGCTTATTGATAGAAGGTTCGTATTCATTAAAAAGTGACGAAGATACTACTATAGTTTCTTCTGAACACGAAGAAGTTGTAATCTCCCAATCTCCAGGAGGACGTATAAATATATCGTTTAAAAACGGTTATTTAGATAAAGAAGAAAATGGTGAGTTTCAGTTAACCAAAGAAACAGCAAAAGAACAAGCGGAAAAACTGTTTGATCTGTTGAATTTTCCGGACAACCTAACATTGAATAAAAAAGTTGAGCAAAGTAATTCGAAAAGGCTAATTTATTATCAAGAAATAGATGATTACAACTTATATGGTGGTTTTACACTAGTAAAACTGGGTAATGATGGGGTTAGAGAGATTGAAGGGTTTCTCCTTGAAAAGGAAGGATTTAAAGACGAATCTATTGAAATAATACCTGCTACAATGGCTATTTTGAGGCTGCTTGAAAACTTACCACCAAATGAAAATATTCAAGAAATAACAAATATAACATTTGGGTATTATACAGAGGGGTATATCGCAGATGAGTGGGAAGCAGTACCGGTTTGGAAGATAGAAATTGAAGATGGTAATCAAAATTATTATATAAATGCTTTTACTGGAGATTTAGAGCATAAAGGAGGTTATTAA
- a CDS encoding ferredoxin domain-containing protein, translating into MLTEGRELEERAVERASELITAAARTAPKGKGVDNLVTAVATGETIDKLRNRMYEISEKEGVAFFKRDADNLEHTSCIVLIGTKIQQLGIHPCGYCGFKNCTENKENEGVCAFNSGDLGIALGSAVSKAADLRIDNRIMFSAGKAAIDLNLLGDEVKLAYGIPLFIGGKNIYFDR; encoded by the coding sequence ATGTTGACAGAAGGAAGAGAATTAGAAGAAAGGGCTGTTGAAAGAGCTTCTGAACTTATAACAGCTGCGGCTAGAACAGCTCCAAAAGGTAAAGGTGTTGATAATTTAGTAACAGCTGTTGCTACTGGTGAAACTATTGATAAGTTACGTAACAGAATGTATGAGATTTCCGAAAAAGAAGGAGTAGCTTTTTTTAAACGAGATGCGGATAATCTAGAACATACTTCTTGTATTGTGTTAATTGGTACTAAAATACAGCAACTTGGTATTCATCCTTGTGGTTATTGCGGATTTAAAAACTGTACCGAAAACAAGGAAAATGAGGGGGTTTGTGCATTTAATTCTGGTGATTTAGGTATTGCCTTAGGCTCAGCAGTTAGTAAAGCAGCAGACTTAAGAATTGATAATAGAATTATGTTCTCAGCTGGTAAAGCAGCTATTGATCTAAATCTATTAGGTGACGAGGTGAAATTAGCTTATGGCATACCACTATTTATCGGAGGAAAGAATATATATTTTGATAGGTAA
- a CDS encoding histidine phosphatase family protein yields MRLLLIRHGETSGNTEKRFQGTKDYPLTDRGEHQIKQLANRLKDESMTAVYTSSLDRARATADEMSKLHNQEPIEEKLLNEYSWGVIEGHTREEIKDKYPSLGMKLEENFFETPIPEEEGLMNLKKRISIVMNNLMKNYNKDDTIAIISHGRVLGGFLVYLTGYSFFNTPWPFTFSNASITKVEYWYDYNKGKIITLNDTCHLKNLTMEG; encoded by the coding sequence ATGAGACTCTTATTAATTCGTCACGGAGAAACAAGTGGTAATACAGAGAAAAGGTTTCAAGGGACAAAAGATTATCCTTTGACTGATAGAGGTGAACATCAAATTAAGCAATTAGCTAATAGGTTAAAAGATGAATCTATGACGGCAGTTTATACTAGTAGCCTTGATAGGGCAAGAGCTACTGCAGATGAAATGAGTAAACTTCATAACCAAGAACCAATTGAAGAAAAATTATTAAATGAATATTCATGGGGTGTAATTGAGGGCCATACTAGAGAAGAAATTAAAGATAAATATCCAAGCCTTGGTATGAAGTTAGAGGAAAACTTTTTTGAAACACCTATTCCTGAGGAAGAAGGGTTAATGAACTTAAAAAAGCGTATTAGTATTGTAATGAATAATTTAATGAAAAACTATAATAAAGATGATACTATAGCTATTATTAGTCACGGCAGAGTTCTCGGAGGTTTTTTAGTATACCTTACAGGATATAGCTTTTTTAATACACCTTGGCCTTTTACTTTTAGTAATGCATCAATTACAAAAGTAGAGTATTGGTATGATTATAATAAAGGAAAAATTATTACGTTGAACGACACTTGTCATTTAAAAAACTTAACTATGGAGGGGTAG